The following proteins are co-located in the Streptomyces kaniharaensis genome:
- a CDS encoding MFS transporter, protein MTTATPLPLRDRLGLPDTAGRARLIGAHLVDSLGTGLILAFVLVYFTHTTNLPLATVGAAVSTARLLALPTALAVGPLIDRHGARVVAVGANALSALAYCGFLLTHQAWQIVLVCLLAQIGHVGYWTASTGLVVLASPKGERTRWFALVQTLRNTGMGLGGALGAVLMTGGGTGVLRLLVVLNAASYLLASILLATWRPTAAPAGEARTAEPGGYREVLRDRRYLLLVAVNLSFVFASMILSMLLAVYLTVGLHRNASVAGSLLVLNGVQVVLTQSVVARRLEGRRPTRVVAAGALLNAFAFGLFALLAAAPGWAVLPGLYTAMLVYNLAETVATPCREDLSVSLADPAQRGRYLAVYQLSWNVGQAVAPGLLTLLLDRGAAWPWLFLLVLSLAAVPGLLRLGRRPATSSARHV, encoded by the coding sequence ATGACCACCGCCACACCCCTGCCCTTGCGCGACCGCCTCGGCCTGCCCGACACCGCCGGCCGCGCCCGCCTGATCGGCGCCCACCTCGTCGACAGCCTCGGCACCGGGTTGATCCTCGCCTTCGTCCTCGTCTACTTCACCCACACCACCAACCTCCCTCTCGCCACGGTCGGCGCCGCCGTCTCCACCGCCCGGCTGCTCGCCCTGCCCACCGCCCTCGCGGTCGGCCCACTGATCGACCGCCACGGCGCCCGCGTCGTGGCCGTCGGCGCCAACGCGCTCTCCGCGCTCGCCTACTGCGGGTTCCTGCTCACCCACCAGGCATGGCAGATCGTCCTGGTCTGCCTGCTCGCCCAGATCGGCCACGTCGGCTACTGGACCGCCAGTACCGGCCTGGTGGTCCTCGCCTCCCCCAAGGGCGAGCGCACACGGTGGTTCGCTTTGGTGCAGACACTGCGCAACACCGGCATGGGCCTCGGCGGGGCGCTGGGAGCCGTCCTGATGACCGGCGGCGGTACCGGAGTGCTGCGACTGCTGGTGGTGCTAAACGCGGCCAGCTACCTGCTCGCGTCCATCCTGCTGGCCACGTGGCGGCCCACCGCTGCGCCCGCGGGGGAGGCCAGGACGGCCGAGCCGGGCGGTTACCGGGAGGTGCTGCGGGACCGGCGGTACCTGCTGCTGGTGGCGGTCAACCTCAGCTTCGTCTTCGCGTCGATGATCCTCAGCATGCTGCTGGCCGTCTACCTCACCGTCGGCCTGCACCGCAACGCCTCGGTGGCCGGCTCCCTCCTCGTCCTCAACGGCGTGCAGGTCGTTCTCACCCAGAGCGTCGTCGCCCGCCGTCTGGAGGGTCGGCGTCCCACCCGGGTGGTCGCCGCCGGGGCACTGCTCAACGCGTTCGCCTTCGGCCTCTTCGCGCTGCTCGCAGCCGCCCCCGGCTGGGCCGTCCTGCCAGGCCTGTACACCGCGATGCTCGTGTACAACCTCGCCGAGACCGTCGCGACCCCCTGCCGAGAAGACCTCAGCGTCTCGCTCGCCGACCCGGCTCAGCGCGGCCGCTACCTGGCCGTCTACCAACTCTCCTGGAACGTCGGCCAGGCCGTTGCCCCCGGCCTGCTCACCCTGCTACTCGACCGCGGCGCAGCCTGGCCCTGGCTCTTTCTGCTCGTCCTCAGCCTGGCCGCAGTGCCCGGCCTACTACGGCTCGGCCGACGCCCTGCCACCTCAAGCGCCCGACATGTCTGA
- a CDS encoding ArsR/SmtB family transcription factor, whose translation MLTWEFSAQDLARTRFSRSPLCEVTTSVEVLKDPGRHAVHLPWVRQARAQLAGVGWELLSQLVRLPTVYVPDFLTPVPTASSPTIEQALADLAATDPAAVRRDLARSGGELSPLVAELARDPEPGLARLVAEIRVYWDAAIAPHWDRIERLAEGEILRRARQMAVGGPAALFADLHPQVAWERDALRIGYRMVDAHRRLDGERGLVLVPTVFAWPGVFSQQNPPWQPGLVYPPRGVATLWETAGNAVPEGLARVIGRTRAWLLAELDAPASTGELAERTGLSAPNVSHHLTALRGAGLLARHRTGRTVLYLRTDAAELLLRAVRADG comes from the coding sequence GTGCTCACCTGGGAGTTCTCCGCACAAGACCTCGCCCGGACGCGGTTCTCCCGTTCGCCGCTGTGCGAGGTGACGACGAGCGTTGAGGTACTCAAGGACCCGGGCCGGCACGCGGTCCATCTGCCGTGGGTGCGGCAGGCCAGGGCGCAGCTGGCGGGGGTGGGCTGGGAACTGCTGTCCCAGCTGGTGCGGCTGCCGACGGTGTACGTGCCGGACTTCCTGACTCCGGTACCGACGGCGTCCAGCCCGACGATCGAACAGGCGCTGGCCGATCTGGCCGCCACCGATCCTGCGGCGGTGCGTCGCGACCTCGCCCGGAGCGGGGGTGAACTGTCCCCGTTGGTAGCGGAGTTGGCGCGGGATCCGGAGCCCGGTCTGGCCCGGCTGGTGGCGGAGATCCGGGTGTACTGGGATGCCGCGATCGCCCCGCACTGGGACCGGATCGAGCGGCTCGCCGAGGGTGAGATCCTGCGCCGGGCCCGGCAGATGGCTGTGGGTGGTCCGGCGGCGCTGTTCGCCGACCTGCACCCGCAGGTGGCATGGGAACGGGACGCCTTGCGGATCGGCTACCGGATGGTCGACGCACACCGGCGGCTGGACGGGGAGCGGGGCCTGGTCCTGGTACCGACGGTGTTCGCCTGGCCCGGCGTGTTCTCCCAGCAGAACCCGCCGTGGCAGCCGGGCCTGGTGTACCCGCCGCGCGGGGTGGCGACGCTGTGGGAGACCGCGGGCAATGCGGTGCCGGAAGGGCTGGCGCGGGTGATCGGCCGTACCCGCGCCTGGCTGCTGGCCGAGCTGGACGCCCCCGCCTCGACCGGCGAACTCGCCGAACGCACGGGCCTGTCCGCCCCGAACGTCTCCCACCACCTGACCGCCCTGCGCGGCGCCGGCCTGCTCGCGCGCCACCGCACCGGCCGCACGGTCCTGTACCTGCGCACCGACGCGGCCGAACTCCTCCTCCGGGCCGTCCGTGCCGATGGTTGA
- a CDS encoding aromatic-ring hydroxylase C-terminal domain-containing protein, whose product MSWSGRPRGRPPGPPDHRHRSPPPSPSTPELLLTAAYRSTAVLADPDPDPGTDTLPRPALDPEGEHPGGRPGCRVPHLRPAGTSGVTSTLDLLGPGFTLLTTGADPTDPAWQRQVETAEAAGLPVVLRSPTGEDWSDLFGLPPTGAVLARPDGHIAWQAPQPPADDAQLLDALRRILSARPSADVDR is encoded by the coding sequence GTGTCGTGGTCGGGGCGCCCGCGAGGCCGCCCACCAGGCCCGCCAGACCACCGACACCGCTCACCGCCGCCGAGCCCCTCTACACCCGAGCTGCTGCTCACCGCCGCCTACCGCTCCACCGCCGTCCTCGCCGACCCTGACCCCGACCCCGGCACCGATACCCTGCCGCGGCCAGCCCTGGATCCCGAGGGCGAGCACCCCGGCGGCCGGCCCGGCTGCCGAGTCCCGCACCTGCGGCCGGCCGGGACTTCCGGGGTCACGTCCACCCTGGACCTGCTCGGCCCCGGCTTCACCCTGCTCACCACCGGCGCGGACCCCACGGACCCCGCCTGGCAGCGGCAGGTGGAAACCGCCGAGGCGGCCGGCCTGCCCGTCGTCCTGCGGTCACCGACCGGCGAGGACTGGTCGGACCTGTTCGGCCTCCCGCCCACCGGAGCGGTCCTGGCCCGCCCCGACGGCCACATCGCCTGGCAGGCGCCACAACCGCCCGCCGACGACGCCCAGTTGCTCGACGCGCTGCGCCGGATCCTCTCGGCCCGCCCGTCCGCGGACGTCGACCGGTAG
- a CDS encoding SCO2583/SCO2584 N-terminal domain-containing protein has protein sequence MPTAEEPHQPPSPEPEPIAPGRATPDPFEGLVLDERFIGDAAVKEPTARTRMLAAQWREEPPVDPGGRRWAPGAASGAARSRWTRPGRRRTVLIAVTAFAALLAVAVGADPAGLLNRDSLAARNPRAVPASPRPTVDVALPGGGISDGTRCGTKGFHYFEPAPASFTFATRSQPDTPLPGPQLVLGSYGFSRISAKDPGHFAIGLQLGPGAGDRTLDLSAPLGPQGVAVEIEGPDGLVGGAHGLPLTRDDDAPSDAGGTVHVGPQNGASVQVTLPIEALCPGFDGFAVQQRLMAPTDSHNTIIGQPPYRLTVSISDPAIGALRRQVGSTVPGDVLATDNRVTH, from the coding sequence GTGCCAACCGCCGAGGAACCCCACCAGCCCCCTTCCCCTGAGCCGGAGCCAATAGCGCCGGGCCGGGCGACACCCGACCCGTTCGAGGGACTCGTCCTGGACGAGCGTTTCATCGGGGACGCCGCCGTCAAGGAGCCGACCGCCCGAACCCGGATGCTCGCCGCGCAGTGGCGGGAGGAGCCGCCGGTGGACCCGGGAGGCCGCCGCTGGGCACCTGGGGCGGCCTCCGGCGCGGCCCGCTCACGTTGGACCCGGCCCGGACGCCGGCGCACCGTGCTGATCGCGGTCACCGCTTTCGCAGCGCTGCTGGCCGTCGCGGTCGGGGCGGACCCGGCCGGTCTGCTGAACAGGGACAGCCTGGCGGCGCGCAACCCGCGGGCCGTGCCCGCATCGCCCCGGCCGACCGTGGACGTCGCGCTGCCCGGCGGCGGGATCTCCGACGGCACCAGGTGCGGCACCAAGGGCTTCCACTACTTCGAACCAGCGCCCGCATCCTTCACCTTCGCCACCAGATCGCAGCCGGACACCCCACTGCCAGGACCGCAACTCGTCCTCGGCTCCTACGGGTTCTCACGGATCTCGGCGAAAGACCCCGGGCACTTCGCCATCGGTCTGCAGCTCGGTCCGGGCGCCGGCGACCGCACGCTGGACCTGTCCGCGCCACTCGGCCCGCAGGGCGTGGCGGTGGAGATCGAGGGCCCGGACGGCCTGGTCGGCGGGGCCCACGGCCTCCCGCTCACACGCGACGACGACGCCCCGTCCGACGCGGGCGGCACCGTCCACGTCGGACCCCAGAACGGCGCGTCCGTACAGGTGACCCTCCCGATCGAGGCCCTGTGCCCGGGCTTCGACGGCTTCGCCGTCCAGCAACGCCTGATGGCGCCGACCGACTCGCACAACACCATCATCGGCCAGCCGCCCTACCGGCTCACGGTCTCCATCTCCGATCCGGCGATCGGCGCGCTGCGGCGCCAGGTCGGCTCGACGGTGCCGGGCGACGTGCTGGCAACTGACAACCGGGTGACCCACTGA
- a CDS encoding sensor histidine kinase, with product MTEAAAGHDKARPVRHRDRAQQATTTGLPTTAPGPGPATATGRATGPAERTQAARRYGGRLPPAVRRALPPAPLLLVPLLLLHVAATRAPHELPLAVALTVALMLPLLWRQRVPRTVFGAVAAAAFVQWLANVQLPADVALLAALYTVAAHAGGRATLVAGAVVEGGALLACLRWATEDAFLAPIVALTATVVATVALGTNARTARAYLAALEERAARLEQHQDQQARLAVAEERTRIAREMHDIVTHNLSVMVALTDAAVQTQHRSPDRTTTAMLQVSETGRQALTDMRRSLGILRTDEPDAQRHPLPGIPQLDALADRMRAAGLPTRLDILGSHTHVPATAQLTVYRLVQEALTNTLKHTPAGTRADVRIQCCAATVAVDITDNGLRPHLPGPGPSSPADTPSAPSGQGIPGMRERSAAYGGTLRAGPLPGGGWNVHTRLHLDSDGAAPA from the coding sequence ATGACGGAGGCGGCCGCAGGGCACGACAAGGCCCGCCCGGTACGCCACCGGGACCGCGCACAGCAGGCGACGACAACCGGGCTGCCGACCACGGCCCCCGGCCCCGGCCCCGCCACCGCCACCGGGCGGGCGACGGGACCGGCGGAACGGACACAAGCCGCCCGGCGCTACGGCGGGCGGCTGCCGCCCGCCGTGCGGCGCGCGCTGCCGCCCGCGCCGCTCCTGCTGGTACCCCTGCTCCTGCTCCATGTCGCGGCCACGCGCGCGCCGCACGAGCTCCCGCTGGCCGTGGCCCTCACCGTCGCCCTCATGCTGCCCCTGCTGTGGCGGCAGCGGGTCCCACGCACGGTGTTCGGCGCCGTCGCAGCCGCAGCCTTCGTCCAGTGGCTGGCGAACGTCCAACTGCCCGCGGACGTCGCGCTGTTGGCAGCCCTGTACACGGTGGCCGCGCACGCGGGCGGACGCGCGACACTCGTCGCCGGCGCCGTCGTCGAGGGCGGGGCCCTGCTGGCGTGCCTGCGCTGGGCGACGGAAGACGCATTCCTGGCCCCCATCGTCGCGCTGACCGCGACCGTCGTCGCCACCGTCGCCCTGGGCACGAACGCGCGGACCGCGCGCGCCTACCTCGCCGCCCTGGAGGAACGGGCCGCACGCCTGGAACAACACCAGGACCAGCAGGCACGACTGGCCGTCGCCGAGGAACGGACCCGCATCGCCCGGGAGATGCACGACATCGTCACCCACAACCTGTCCGTCATGGTCGCCCTCACCGACGCCGCCGTCCAAACGCAGCACCGGTCACCCGACAGGACCACCACCGCGATGCTCCAGGTCTCCGAGACCGGCCGGCAGGCCCTGACCGACATGCGGCGCTCGCTCGGCATCCTGCGGACCGACGAACCCGACGCGCAGCGCCACCCCCTGCCCGGCATCCCCCAACTCGATGCCCTCGCCGACCGGATGCGCGCCGCCGGGCTGCCGACCCGCCTCGACATCCTCGGCAGCCACACCCACGTGCCCGCCACCGCCCAACTGACCGTCTACCGCCTGGTACAGGAAGCCTTGACCAACACCCTCAAACACACCCCCGCCGGCACCCGCGCCGACGTCCGGATACAGTGCTGCGCCGCAACCGTCGCCGTGGACATCACCGACAACGGCCTCCGCCCCCACCTCCCCGGCCCCGGCCCGTCGTCTCCCGCCGACACCCCGTCCGCCCCGTCCGGCCAGGGCATCCCCGGCATGCGCGAGCGCTCGGCCGCCTACGGCGGGACACTGCGCGCCGGACCGCTCCCGGGCGGCGGCTGGAACGTCCACACCCGCCTCCACCTCGACAGCGACGGAGCAGCTCCCGCATGA
- a CDS encoding response regulator, with product MTIRILIADDEALLRMAFSTILDAQPDMTPVGEAADGAEAVRLTRELRPDVVLMDVRMPGTDGIEATRRLADISPRSKVLILTTFDLDEHAFAGLAAGASGFLLKNTRPEELLTAIRNVAAGDAVLAPRITRRLLDNLRPHLPHGSRTDHHDERLSRLSTRERDVLVKVGSGLSNAEIAAALHLAEATVKAHLGRILQKLGLRDRIQAVVFAYDSRLVHPT from the coding sequence ATGACGATCCGCATCCTGATCGCCGACGACGAAGCGCTGCTCCGGATGGCCTTCAGCACGATCCTGGACGCCCAGCCCGACATGACACCCGTCGGCGAGGCCGCGGACGGCGCCGAGGCCGTACGCCTCACCCGGGAACTGCGCCCCGACGTCGTCCTGATGGACGTCCGGATGCCCGGGACCGACGGCATTGAGGCGACCCGCCGGCTCGCCGACATCTCCCCCAGGAGCAAGGTACTGATCCTCACCACCTTCGACCTCGACGAACACGCCTTCGCCGGACTCGCCGCCGGAGCCTCCGGCTTCCTGCTGAAGAACACCAGGCCCGAGGAACTCCTCACCGCGATACGCAACGTGGCCGCGGGCGACGCCGTTCTCGCCCCGAGGATCACCCGCCGCCTGCTCGACAACCTCCGGCCGCACCTCCCCCACGGGAGCCGCACCGATCACCACGACGAACGACTCAGCCGGCTCAGCACGCGCGAACGCGACGTCCTCGTCAAGGTGGGCAGCGGCCTGTCCAACGCCGAGATCGCAGCCGCCCTGCACCTCGCCGAGGCAACCGTGAAGGCCCATCTCGGGCGGATCCTGCAGAAACTCGGACTCCGCGACCGGATCCAGGCGGTCGTCTTCGCCTACGACAGCCGCCTCGTCCACCCGACCTGA
- a CDS encoding DoxX family protein — translation MSSTATAVKSSKTALRSVWTLRILLALFFALASALPKLLALPAATTVFDAIGWGHWFMYLTGLVELAGAVGLLVERLAGPAATALIVFLVFAFVTQLTAMHGENAGTPFIFMVPLAVIAWNRRAEGAELLGLRR, via the coding sequence ATGTCCAGCACCGCCACCGCCGTGAAGTCCAGCAAGACCGCCCTCCGGTCGGTCTGGACCCTGCGGATCCTGCTCGCGCTCTTCTTCGCCCTGGCCAGCGCGCTGCCCAAGCTGCTCGCGCTGCCCGCCGCCACAACCGTCTTCGACGCCATCGGCTGGGGCCACTGGTTCATGTACCTGACCGGACTGGTGGAGCTCGCCGGGGCCGTGGGCCTACTGGTCGAGCGGCTGGCCGGGCCGGCCGCGACGGCGCTCATCGTCTTCCTGGTGTTCGCGTTCGTCACCCAGCTCACCGCGATGCACGGAGAGAACGCCGGGACCCCGTTCATCTTCATGGTGCCGCTGGCCGTCATCGCCTGGAACCGGCGCGCCGAGGGGGCCGAGCTGCTCGGTCTCCGGCGTTGA
- a CDS encoding RICIN domain-containing protein: MRNKLAAVAAAIVPATINGENTTMRKRIAKIAAVAAAPLLAATLGTGTAHAGSSGGEIRFSNGYCLDVSGGNFVSGATVQLWGCNGTSAQQWWLAQTDSTHFQVQAARSNDPNGRLLCLNNWEGGDVTGNHMRLYPCSAGSAGDTQFNWVYKGNGKQMQPRVASANCVDAWGGLYQGAEARLYGCTDAAGENIISNPPL; this comes from the coding sequence ATGCGTAACAAGCTCGCGGCCGTCGCGGCCGCCATCGTTCCGGCCACAATCAATGGGGAGAACACCACCATGCGCAAGCGCATAGCCAAGATCGCCGCCGTAGCCGCAGCGCCGCTGCTTGCCGCCACCCTCGGCACTGGCACCGCCCACGCCGGCTCCTCTGGGGGAGAAATCAGGTTTTCCAACGGCTACTGCCTCGACGTCTCCGGCGGCAACTTCGTGTCCGGTGCCACGGTCCAGCTCTGGGGTTGCAACGGCACCTCCGCTCAGCAGTGGTGGCTGGCGCAGACGGACTCCACCCACTTCCAGGTCCAGGCAGCCCGGAGCAACGACCCCAACGGCCGCTTGCTGTGCCTGAACAACTGGGAAGGAGGCGACGTCACCGGCAACCACATGCGCCTCTACCCCTGCTCCGCGGGCTCCGCAGGCGACACCCAGTTCAACTGGGTCTACAAGGGCAACGGCAAGCAGATGCAGCCACGCGTCGCCTCCGCCAACTGCGTCGACGCCTGGGGCGGCCTCTACCAGGGCGCCGAGGCCCGCCTGTACGGCTGCACCGACGCCGCCGGAGAGAACATCATCTCCAACCCGCCGCTGTAA
- a CDS encoding C40 family peptidase yields the protein MRTVLPTRRRLSLGLALAAVLTGVGVYTASAAPATAAPTPIALTSPACPANLQQGEADGCITQLQLELNLTGAALTVDGQFGPATDTAVRNFQSAHALTPDGIVGPATKSALDSAAASASGTADLRTQCGDLRTGASGPCVSTLQTMLNKFGAGLTVDGQFGAATDTAVRNFQASHGLTIDGVVGTGTKNALYASAPTPLPSGRVDPAKVLNAAKSYLGVPYVWGGGHSLRGEGPGPSLGTCDGYTGSTQPCPANTTAGLDCSGLVRAAVWFGAGIDLANGGDTSEQTRDKHLTPIAESQRRPGDVEYFGTDAHTTTHVVLYAGTDPGTGADMMYEAKETGTNVHYVTLHTGGYWYHVTA from the coding sequence GTGCGAACCGTCCTCCCCACCCGGCGCCGCTTATCGCTGGGCCTGGCCCTGGCGGCCGTCCTTACCGGCGTCGGCGTGTACACCGCCTCGGCCGCACCCGCAACGGCCGCGCCGACCCCGATAGCCCTCACCTCCCCGGCCTGCCCGGCCAACCTGCAGCAGGGCGAGGCCGACGGCTGCATCACCCAGCTCCAGCTGGAGCTCAACCTGACCGGCGCGGCCCTCACCGTGGACGGGCAGTTCGGACCCGCCACCGACACGGCCGTGCGCAACTTCCAGTCCGCGCACGCCCTGACCCCCGACGGTATCGTCGGCCCGGCCACCAAGTCGGCGCTCGACTCGGCAGCGGCCTCCGCCTCCGGCACCGCCGACCTGCGCACCCAGTGCGGCGACCTGCGGACCGGCGCCAGCGGCCCGTGCGTCTCCACCCTTCAGACGATGCTGAACAAGTTCGGCGCGGGCCTCACCGTGGACGGGCAGTTCGGCGCGGCCACCGACACGGCCGTGCGCAACTTCCAGGCCTCGCACGGCCTGACCATCGACGGGGTCGTCGGCACGGGCACCAAGAACGCCCTCTACGCCAGCGCCCCCACCCCGCTGCCCAGCGGCCGCGTCGACCCCGCCAAGGTCCTGAACGCGGCGAAGTCCTACCTGGGCGTCCCTTACGTGTGGGGCGGCGGCCACTCGCTTCGCGGCGAGGGCCCCGGCCCGTCACTCGGCACCTGCGACGGCTACACCGGCTCGACCCAGCCCTGCCCGGCCAACACGACCGCCGGCCTGGACTGTTCGGGCCTGGTCCGGGCGGCCGTCTGGTTCGGCGCCGGCATCGACCTCGCCAACGGCGGTGACACCAGCGAGCAGACCCGGGACAAGCACCTCACACCGATCGCGGAGTCCCAGCGCCGGCCGGGCGACGTCGAGTACTTCGGGACGGACGCGCACACCACCACGCACGTCGTGCTCTACGCCGGCACCGACCCCGGCACCGGCGCGGACATGATGTACGAGGCCAAGGAGACGGGCACCAACGTCCACTACGTCACCCTGCACACCGGCGGCTACTGGTACCACGTCACGGCCTGA
- a CDS encoding AraC family transcriptional regulator ligand-binding domain-containing protein gives MSGRTKDGTTSSAITRLTVDGATQLGIASAKYAHLTGLAAEHLNGDLYRTPAASASQVWELLTANAPWPEVALLLAQRSHLGALGIWDYLITSAPTLLDGIRDASAYLGVVADTGTETIEVVESGQQVIISHVNLADTSYEVACALRAYALGLYQRRLSEAARRSLVPVRVSLAAETPRRHDPLVELYGTRSIDFEAPVSSITFLATDLRSPAPYTQPGLSAVLRRQAEHTLAAAIPLHSWLDTFQAVVRAALADGDLTLASVARRVGLSPRTLQRRLDEHGTNWRDQVETIRREHITHLLQNTDLSIESIAAGTGYADARALRRAVQRWYGDTPGALRQTLIAQRRRSRGQDSIGSNPTADRECTHPGGCFH, from the coding sequence GTGTCAGGACGCACCAAGGACGGCACGACGTCCTCCGCCATCACTCGTCTGACCGTGGACGGCGCCACCCAACTCGGCATTGCGTCGGCCAAGTACGCTCACCTGACGGGCCTGGCCGCCGAACACCTGAACGGCGACCTCTACCGGACCCCGGCAGCCTCGGCGAGCCAGGTCTGGGAGCTCCTCACAGCCAACGCCCCCTGGCCCGAGGTGGCCCTGCTTCTGGCGCAGCGGTCGCATCTCGGTGCCCTGGGCATCTGGGACTACCTGATCACCTCGGCCCCCACCCTGCTGGACGGAATCCGCGACGCCTCGGCCTACCTGGGCGTCGTGGCCGATACCGGTACCGAGACCATCGAGGTTGTGGAGAGCGGCCAGCAGGTCATCATCAGCCATGTGAACCTGGCCGACACCAGCTACGAGGTCGCCTGCGCCCTACGTGCGTACGCTCTCGGCCTCTACCAGCGGCGGCTCAGCGAGGCCGCGCGCCGCAGTCTCGTTCCCGTCCGCGTCTCGCTGGCCGCCGAGACCCCGCGGCGCCACGACCCCTTGGTGGAGCTGTACGGCACCCGGTCCATCGACTTCGAGGCCCCCGTCAGTTCGATCACGTTCCTCGCCACCGACCTCCGCAGTCCGGCGCCATATACACAACCGGGCCTGTCGGCCGTACTGCGCCGGCAGGCCGAGCACACACTGGCCGCCGCGATCCCCCTGCACAGCTGGCTGGACACCTTCCAGGCCGTCGTGCGGGCTGCTCTCGCCGATGGCGACCTGACGCTGGCCTCGGTGGCCCGGCGCGTCGGTCTCAGCCCCCGCACGTTGCAACGTCGCCTTGACGAGCACGGCACCAACTGGAGGGACCAGGTCGAGACGATACGTCGGGAGCACATCACCCACCTGCTGCAGAACACCGACCTCAGCATCGAATCAATCGCCGCCGGCACCGGGTACGCCGATGCCCGTGCCCTGCGCCGGGCGGTCCAGCGCTGGTACGGCGACACCCCGGGCGCTCTCCGCCAGACACTCATCGCCCAAAGGCGACGCTCGCGGGGCCAGGATTCCATCGGCAGCAACCCCACCGCCGACCGCGAGTGCACTCACCCTGGAGGCTGCTTCCACTGA
- a CDS encoding DciA family protein, giving the protein MTTTTGADLARTALRAARQAARTNGNVPAQRTRTARPTMTVRRGPREPQPIADVFLALVAAYGWTLGTAGGGLRDRWPTIVGPDAAANWHLAGYDPTTRRLRITADSPAWAAQLRFHAHRILADLDQLRPGTVRAIDVRVGPAPVVQHDQDHDDRPARRDNGPTAQPARPPLADHTAYQELRRRMREDATARQAALDEAAAEREAILRKHYNRLREPENAHRPPIQDTSVTDADQHARQQRERHRAALIVARATRAGAIPLRTARQAPPRAGAA; this is encoded by the coding sequence ATGACCACGACCACTGGCGCCGACCTGGCCCGCACCGCCCTGCGCGCCGCCCGCCAGGCCGCCCGCACCAACGGAAACGTCCCTGCCCAGCGCACCCGCACCGCCCGCCCGACCATGACCGTGCGCCGCGGCCCGCGCGAACCGCAGCCGATCGCCGACGTGTTCCTTGCCCTGGTTGCCGCGTACGGCTGGACCCTGGGCACCGCCGGCGGAGGCCTGCGCGACCGCTGGCCCACGATCGTCGGCCCCGACGCCGCCGCCAACTGGCACCTCGCCGGCTACGACCCGACCACCCGCCGCTTGCGCATCACCGCCGATTCCCCGGCCTGGGCCGCCCAGCTGCGCTTCCACGCGCACCGCATCCTCGCCGACCTTGACCAGCTGCGTCCCGGCACCGTCCGGGCCATCGACGTCCGCGTCGGTCCCGCCCCCGTGGTGCAGCACGACCAGGACCACGACGACCGGCCCGCCCGCCGCGACAACGGACCCACCGCGCAGCCGGCCCGGCCCCCGCTCGCCGACCACACCGCCTACCAGGAACTGCGCCGTCGGATGCGCGAGGACGCCACCGCCCGCCAGGCCGCGCTCGACGAGGCCGCCGCCGAGCGGGAGGCCATCCTGCGCAAGCACTACAACCGGCTGCGCGAACCCGAGAACGCCCACCGCCCCCCGATCCAGGACACCTCGGTCACCGACGCCGACCAGCACGCCCGACAGCAACGCGAACGCCACCGCGCAGCCCTCATCGTCGCCCGCGCCACCCGGGCCGGGGCAATCCCGCTGCGCACTGCCCGTCAGGCCCCGCCGAGGGCCGGGGCGGCGTGA